In a single window of the Streptomyces sp. CGMCC 4.7035 genome:
- a CDS encoding cytochrome c oxidase assembly protein yields MDHSGHGMSTDLPPFTLGRGLEWSADPFFLVACLVGLGLYGWGVIRLVKRGDKWPVGRTVAYVVGVLTVMLAMCTKLNDYGMVMFSVHMVQHMVISMLSPILILLGAPITLALRALPTAGRDRKGPRELLLMLLHSRYMRIVTHPAFTIPMFIASLYALYFSPLFDFLMGSKAGHIAMMVHFLAVGLVFFWPIMGVDPGPHRPGYLMRMLELFAGMPFHAFFGIALMMASTPMVDTYRNPPASLGIEALSDQTSAGGIAWAFSEIPSVLVLLALLFQWYGSEQRQAKRKDRAADRDGDKELEAYNAYLASLNARGR; encoded by the coding sequence ATGGATCACAGCGGGCACGGCATGAGCACGGATCTGCCGCCGTTCACGCTGGGGCGGGGTCTTGAGTGGTCCGCGGACCCGTTCTTCCTCGTCGCCTGCCTGGTCGGGCTCGGGCTGTACGGGTGGGGCGTGATCCGGCTCGTGAAGCGCGGGGACAAGTGGCCGGTCGGCCGCACCGTCGCATACGTCGTCGGCGTGCTGACGGTGATGCTGGCGATGTGCACCAAGCTGAACGACTACGGCATGGTCATGTTCAGCGTGCACATGGTGCAGCACATGGTGATCAGCATGCTGTCCCCCATCCTCATCCTGCTCGGCGCCCCGATCACCCTGGCGTTGCGTGCGCTGCCCACCGCGGGCCGCGACCGCAAGGGGCCGCGCGAACTGCTGCTGATGCTGTTGCACAGCCGCTATATGAGGATCGTCACGCACCCGGCGTTCACGATCCCGATGTTCATCGCGAGCCTGTACGCGCTGTACTTCAGCCCGCTCTTCGACTTCCTCATGGGGTCCAAGGCCGGGCACATCGCGATGATGGTGCACTTCCTCGCCGTCGGCCTGGTGTTCTTCTGGCCGATCATGGGCGTGGACCCGGGGCCGCACCGCCCCGGCTATCTGATGCGGATGCTGGAACTGTTCGCGGGCATGCCGTTCCACGCGTTCTTCGGCATCGCGCTGATGATGGCGTCCACGCCGATGGTCGACACCTACCGGAATCCGCCTGCCTCGCTCGGCATCGAGGCCCTGTCGGACCAGACGTCGGCGGGCGGTATCGCCTGGGCGTTCAGCGAGATCCCGTCCGTCCTGGTGCTGCTCGCGCTGCTCTTCCAGTGGTACGGCTCGGAGCAGCGGCAGGCGAAGCGCAAGGACCGGGCCGCGGACCGCGACGGCGACAAGGAACTCGAGGCCTACAACGCCTATCTCGCCTCACTCAACGCACGCGGCCGCTGA
- a CDS encoding PASTA domain-containing protein, translating into MTFRAFMQRAGKSAARRIGVLLVAALILSGCSRSAHLFAVQAVAAGVPSLAPFFDEHSGLGHDATVQAQQAPGGLQAGNTPGLYGGSRKPTICDVKRLKEFLTDPRNDRKAKAWAQVQGIPQTEIPDYLDRLTPVLLRHDTLVQNHDYKKGRATPFNSLLQAGIAVLVDDQGQPMVKCSCGNPLRPFQGDTTRISVKFKDGNKKWAGYDRASVVAVKPAPRRLTRLALIDVDDPNHGMNRPVGTGGGHDKPFDTRVRHKVPEVTGMRFTEASRQLTSQGLAVAYAGKGAPPDEAVVTGSDPAPGTELAFGQYVTLSVDMGETDGSGSGTPGGKTGEAGGGTAGGTGSGTTGGTGTGTPGGPNGGTSAPPASGGTSPGQTSASPPTPSKSGSASSPPASGGSSSAPASGGTSASSGGASSPTRSSGPPAAGSTPPAASPSASSPPASRSAPGATGSPPTSKPASSSAPATSAPITSAPVTSASATSAPVTSAPATSEPPVTRDPVTGSPTAGPLFDDRA; encoded by the coding sequence ATGACATTTCGCGCGTTCATGCAAAGGGCCGGGAAATCGGCAGCCCGGAGGATCGGCGTTCTGCTGGTCGCCGCGCTGATCCTCAGCGGGTGCAGTAGAAGCGCACATTTGTTCGCCGTGCAGGCCGTCGCCGCCGGAGTTCCGTCGCTGGCCCCGTTCTTCGACGAGCACAGCGGTCTCGGTCACGACGCCACGGTCCAGGCACAGCAGGCACCCGGGGGACTGCAGGCGGGCAACACACCCGGACTCTACGGCGGTTCACGGAAGCCCACGATCTGTGACGTCAAGCGGCTGAAGGAATTCCTCACCGATCCGCGCAACGATCGAAAGGCCAAGGCCTGGGCGCAGGTCCAGGGAATTCCCCAGACGGAGATCCCGGATTATCTCGACCGGCTCACACCCGTACTTCTGCGTCACGACACTCTCGTTCAGAACCACGACTACAAGAAGGGCAGGGCCACCCCCTTCAACTCCCTGCTCCAGGCCGGTATCGCGGTATTGGTGGACGATCAGGGACAGCCCATGGTGAAGTGCTCGTGCGGAAATCCGCTGCGGCCCTTCCAGGGCGACACCACACGGATTTCCGTCAAGTTCAAGGACGGCAACAAGAAATGGGCCGGCTACGACCGCGCCTCGGTGGTGGCGGTCAAGCCCGCGCCGCGGCGGCTGACCCGGCTCGCGCTGATCGACGTCGACGACCCGAACCACGGGATGAACCGGCCCGTCGGCACCGGCGGCGGACACGACAAGCCCTTCGACACTCGGGTGCGGCACAAGGTGCCCGAGGTCACCGGGATGCGGTTCACCGAGGCCAGTCGGCAGCTGACGAGCCAGGGACTCGCGGTCGCCTACGCCGGCAAGGGGGCGCCGCCCGACGAGGCAGTGGTCACGGGCTCGGATCCGGCGCCAGGCACCGAGCTGGCGTTCGGACAGTACGTGACGCTGTCGGTGGACATGGGCGAGACCGACGGGTCGGGCTCGGGCACCCCGGGCGGGAAGACCGGCGAGGCGGGCGGCGGAACGGCCGGGGGCACGGGCAGCGGGACGACCGGGGGGACGGGCACCGGGACGCCCGGGGGCCCGAACGGCGGAACGTCCGCTCCCCCGGCGTCGGGCGGGACGTCTCCCGGTCAGACCAGCGCGTCGCCTCCCACACCGTCGAAGAGCGGCTCGGCCTCCTCGCCGCCCGCCTCGGGCGGCTCGTCCTCGGCTCCGGCGAGCGGGGGCACCTCGGCCTCCTCGGGGGGTGCCTCGTCTCCGACCAGGAGTTCCGGCCCGCCCGCGGCCGGCAGCACTCCACCCGCCGCGTCACCGTCGGCGAGCAGCCCGCCCGCGTCCCGCTCGGCACCCGGAGCGACCGGTTCACCGCCTACGAGCAAGCCGGCCTCCAGCAGCGCGCCCGCCACGTCGGCACCCATCACGTCGGCGCCCGTCACCTCGGCGTCTGCCACGTCGGCGCCCGTCACCAGCGCACCGGCCACCAGTGAACCGCCGGTCACGCGTGACCCCGTGACCGGCTCGCCCACGGCCGGCCCCCTCTTCGACGACAGGGCCTAG
- a CDS encoding serine/threonine-protein kinase produces MASGTPQSGVGRVIAGRYLLLNRLGSGAMGHVWLAHDQRLACEVAVKEIVFRDAVEAVEERTARVARARAEARHAAGLRDHPHVVTVHDVLEHEGLPWIVMEYVAGALDLRELVRRRGPLAPAECARIGLAVLDALTAGHERGVMHRDVKPANILLAPDRAGAPYARVLLTDYGISIQPDAGETRYTLTSALVGTPGYLAPERATGGPPTAAADLFSLGCTLYYAVEGCGPFERDTHLAEVTAVVLEEPRPPMRAGALEPLLASMLVKDPALRITASDTAAALAAIVIPQSHPRTRLDLGSRPPWEGSDATTETSQRQASHGFGLASGHGGAGEASSTARYDGASEAPTASGYRGASEAPPASGSVPPGWARPGPPVVSSPSYGHDVLSSAPAGRGFGPPLTRGERHPRRSHVLRALAACALGLLLALGGVWYAMAQRTTDGTAKPYGDAVALTHPLKDGDCVVADWPGNPFQGAPRLTVDPTCAEKTPDGQVMAVVPNASADEARGRGTAECEQRTREIREKLADVRSYALVPTGAGFEAAGRRTACLVLGAHGPVYGPLGDHRKPGMRFVDTANMQKRDCLDAPSLRAAKLVSCAGTHDQQVLGFTRLSPDTPLGRAKSLSDAACARDVPPKDYGYDPNRYEAASWTGKSAWTSGTHLVVCTVREQNGGTMGKDGP; encoded by the coding sequence ATGGCATCAGGAACACCGCAGTCGGGAGTGGGTCGCGTCATCGCCGGCCGGTACCTCCTGCTGAACCGGCTCGGCAGCGGGGCCATGGGCCATGTGTGGCTGGCCCATGACCAGCGGCTGGCCTGCGAGGTCGCCGTCAAGGAGATCGTGTTCCGCGATGCCGTCGAGGCGGTGGAGGAACGGACGGCCCGGGTCGCCCGCGCCCGCGCCGAGGCGCGGCACGCGGCCGGGCTCCGCGACCATCCGCATGTGGTGACCGTGCACGACGTACTGGAGCACGAGGGCCTGCCGTGGATCGTCATGGAGTACGTCGCGGGCGCGCTCGACCTGCGTGAGCTGGTGCGTCGGCGCGGCCCGCTCGCCCCCGCCGAGTGTGCCCGCATCGGGCTCGCGGTGCTGGACGCGCTCACCGCCGGGCACGAGCGGGGCGTCATGCACCGGGACGTGAAGCCGGCGAACATCCTGCTGGCGCCGGACCGTGCCGGGGCGCCCTACGCCCGCGTCCTGCTCACCGACTACGGCATCTCGATACAGCCTGACGCGGGCGAAACCCGGTACACGCTGACGTCCGCGCTGGTCGGGACGCCCGGCTATCTGGCGCCGGAGCGCGCGACCGGCGGGCCGCCGACCGCGGCCGCCGATCTGTTCTCGCTGGGCTGCACGCTGTACTACGCGGTCGAGGGATGTGGGCCGTTCGAACGGGACACGCATCTCGCGGAGGTCACCGCGGTGGTGCTGGAGGAGCCGCGCCCGCCGATGCGGGCCGGGGCGCTGGAGCCGCTGCTGGCCTCGATGCTGGTCAAGGACCCGGCGCTGCGGATCACGGCGTCGGACACCGCGGCCGCGCTGGCGGCGATCGTCATCCCGCAGTCGCATCCGCGCACCCGGCTGGATCTGGGGTCGCGTCCGCCCTGGGAGGGGTCCGACGCGACGACCGAGACCTCCCAGCGCCAAGCGTCGCACGGCTTCGGCCTCGCCTCCGGACACGGCGGCGCGGGTGAGGCATCGTCCACCGCGCGATACGACGGCGCGAGCGAGGCACCGACCGCCTCGGGATACCGCGGCGCAAGCGAGGCGCCGCCCGCCTCGGGCTCCGTTCCTCCCGGCTGGGCACGGCCGGGGCCTCCCGTCGTGTCCTCACCGTCGTACGGGCACGACGTCCTCAGTAGCGCCCCGGCCGGACGGGGTTTCGGCCCGCCGCTCACCCGTGGCGAGCGTCATCCGAGGCGGTCGCACGTCCTGCGTGCCCTCGCCGCCTGCGCCCTCGGTCTGCTCCTCGCCCTGGGCGGGGTCTGGTACGCCATGGCGCAGCGGACGACCGACGGCACGGCGAAGCCGTACGGGGACGCCGTCGCCCTCACCCACCCGCTCAAGGACGGGGACTGCGTCGTCGCCGACTGGCCCGGGAACCCCTTCCAGGGCGCTCCGCGGCTGACCGTCGATCCGACCTGCGCCGAGAAGACCCCCGACGGCCAGGTCATGGCCGTCGTCCCGAACGCGTCCGCCGACGAGGCGCGCGGGCGCGGGACCGCCGAGTGCGAGCAGCGTACGCGGGAGATCCGGGAGAAGCTCGCGGACGTCCGCAGTTACGCCCTGGTCCCGACCGGGGCGGGCTTCGAGGCGGCCGGACGGCGCACCGCCTGTCTGGTGCTGGGCGCGCACGGGCCGGTGTACGGGCCCCTCGGAGACCACCGCAAGCCGGGGATGCGGTTCGTCGACACGGCGAACATGCAGAAGCGGGACTGTCTGGACGCTCCCTCGCTGCGGGCAGCGAAACTGGTCTCCTGCGCCGGGACGCACGACCAGCAGGTCCTCGGCTTCACCCGGCTGAGCCCGGACACCCCCCTCGGCAGGGCGAAGAGCCTGTCGGACGCGGCGTGTGCGAGGGATGTGCCGCCGAAGGACTACGGGTACGACCCGAACCGCTACGAGGCCGCTTCCTGGACGGGGAAAAGTGCCTGGACGTCCGGTACTCATCTTGTCGTGTGCACCGTACGCGAGCAGAACGGGGGCACCATGGGTAAGGACGGACCATAA
- a CDS encoding sensor histidine kinase, with the protein MSGFLAGLCVAVLPLLAAGFWLGRRTARPESLGGLGTPVEHATFQTLHTASLAAPPLRAGLTEETARKSARRLRSLLGTDALCLTDRETVLAWDGAGEHHRDEVLDRLGGLLETGRGEAFRIGCDVPDCPLRWAVVAPLTVDDRVHGALVACAPRESAVLVRAAGEVARWVSVQLELADLDQSRTRLIEAEIKALRAQISPHFIFNSLAVIASFVRTDPERARELLLEFADFTRYSFRRHGDFTTLADELHAIDHYLALVRARFGDRLSVTLQIAPEVLPVALPFLCLQPLVENAVKHGLEGTTDKRHISITAQDAGAEALVVIEDDGAGMDPELLRRILAGEVSPSGGIGLSNVDDRLRQVYGDDHGLVIETAVGAGMKITARLPKYQPGVHSAGRLPRQ; encoded by the coding sequence ATGAGCGGCTTCCTCGCCGGCCTGTGCGTGGCCGTACTCCCGCTGCTCGCCGCCGGGTTCTGGCTCGGTCGGCGCACCGCGCGCCCCGAGAGCCTCGGCGGGCTCGGCACCCCCGTCGAGCATGCCACCTTCCAGACCCTGCACACCGCCTCCCTGGCAGCACCCCCGCTGCGCGCCGGGCTCACCGAGGAGACGGCCCGCAAATCCGCGCGCAGGCTGCGCAGCCTGCTGGGCACCGACGCGCTCTGCCTCACCGACCGGGAGACCGTGCTGGCCTGGGACGGCGCGGGGGAGCACCATCGCGACGAGGTCCTGGATCGGCTCGGGGGCCTGCTGGAGACCGGCCGCGGCGAGGCCTTCCGCATCGGTTGCGACGTCCCCGACTGCCCGTTGCGCTGGGCCGTCGTCGCCCCGCTCACCGTCGACGACCGGGTGCACGGCGCGCTGGTGGCCTGCGCGCCCCGCGAGTCCGCCGTTCTCGTCCGGGCAGCGGGCGAGGTGGCCCGCTGGGTCTCCGTGCAACTGGAGCTAGCGGACCTCGACCAGTCCCGAACCCGGCTCATCGAGGCCGAGATCAAGGCCCTGCGCGCCCAGATCTCCCCGCACTTCATCTTCAACTCACTCGCCGTGATCGCCTCGTTCGTACGCACCGACCCCGAGCGCGCCCGTGAACTCCTCCTGGAGTTCGCCGACTTCACCCGCTACTCGTTCCGCAGGCACGGCGACTTCACCACGCTCGCCGACGAACTGCACGCCATAGACCACTACTTGGCGCTCGTACGGGCCCGCTTCGGCGACCGGCTCTCGGTCACCCTGCAGATCGCGCCCGAGGTACTGCCGGTCGCCCTGCCCTTCCTCTGCCTTCAGCCGCTCGTGGAGAACGCGGTCAAGCACGGACTGGAGGGCACCACCGACAAACGCCACATCAGCATCACCGCGCAGGACGCGGGCGCCGAGGCGCTGGTCGTCATCGAGGACGACGGCGCCGGAATGGACCCGGAGCTGCTGCGCCGCATCCTCGCCGGAGAGGTCAGCCCGTCCGGCGGCATCGGCCTGTCCAACGTGGACGACCGGCTGCGCCAGGTCTACGGCGACGACCACGGCCTCGTCATCGAGACCGCGGTCGGAGCGGGCATGAAGATCACCGCCCGGTTGCCGAAGTACCAGCCGGGGGTGCACTCGGCGGGACGGCTGCCCCGGCAGTGA
- a CDS encoding sodium/solute symporter, with the protein MNQNYSVPAVALVVLATVLVGAFGLRISRTTSDFYVASRTVGPRLNAAAISGEYLSAASFLGIAGLVLVQGPDMLWYPVGYTAGYLVLLLFVAAPLRRSGAYTLPDFAEARLASRQVRRLAGAFVVGVGWLYLLPQLQGAGLTLAVLTGAPDALGGVIVAVVVVATVAAGGMRSITFVQAFQYWLKLTALLVPALFLVLAWQGDGAPRGAFAEPAAFREHRVVRIDDSLDIRLSRPLDVTATGTVDGRRYTGQRVNLAAGAHHIEGGTRLAFDQGDPVPVADPGSNGGMSTSLASGREERPLYATYGLILATFLGTMGLPHVVVRFYTSPHGVAARRTTVAVLGLIGAFYLLPPVYGALGRLYAPELTLTGDADAAVLLLPDRMIGGLGADLLGALVAGGAFAAFLSTASGLTMAVAGVLTQDVLPSRGVRHFRLGTLLAMAMPLAASVLVGGLPVADAVGLAFAVSASSFCPLLVLGIWWRRLTPPGAAAGMLAGGGSAFVAVAATMAGYPGTGTLHALLAWPALWSVPLGFLTMVLVSLATPGRVPAGTAAILARFHLPEELRAEAKA; encoded by the coding sequence GTGAACCAGAACTACTCCGTTCCCGCGGTCGCCCTCGTCGTCCTGGCCACCGTCCTCGTCGGCGCCTTCGGTCTGCGCATCTCCCGCACCACCTCCGACTTCTACGTGGCCTCCCGCACCGTCGGCCCCCGCCTCAACGCGGCCGCGATCAGCGGCGAGTACCTGTCCGCCGCCTCCTTCCTGGGCATCGCGGGCCTCGTCCTCGTCCAGGGCCCCGACATGCTGTGGTACCCGGTCGGCTACACCGCCGGCTATCTCGTCCTGCTTCTGTTCGTCGCCGCCCCACTGCGCCGCTCCGGCGCCTACACCCTCCCGGACTTCGCCGAGGCCCGGCTCGCCTCGCGGCAGGTGCGCCGGCTCGCCGGAGCCTTCGTGGTCGGGGTCGGCTGGCTGTATCTGCTGCCCCAACTCCAGGGCGCCGGGCTCACGCTGGCCGTGCTGACCGGCGCGCCCGACGCGCTCGGCGGGGTCATCGTCGCGGTCGTCGTGGTGGCGACCGTCGCCGCGGGGGGCATGCGCAGCATCACCTTCGTCCAGGCCTTCCAGTACTGGCTCAAACTCACCGCCCTGCTCGTCCCGGCGCTCTTCCTGGTGCTGGCCTGGCAGGGCGACGGAGCGCCGCGCGGCGCCTTCGCCGAACCGGCCGCCTTCCGCGAGCACCGCGTCGTGCGGATCGACGACAGCCTCGACATCCGACTGTCCCGTCCGCTCGACGTCACGGCGACGGGCACGGTCGACGGTCGGCGGTACACCGGGCAGCGCGTGAACCTCGCCGCAGGCGCCCACCACATCGAAGGCGGCACCCGGCTGGCCTTCGACCAGGGCGACCCCGTCCCCGTCGCCGACCCCGGCAGCAACGGCGGCATGTCGACCTCACTGGCCTCCGGCCGCGAGGAACGCCCGCTCTACGCCACGTACGGACTCATCCTCGCCACCTTCCTCGGCACCATGGGCCTGCCGCACGTCGTCGTCCGCTTCTACACCAGCCCGCACGGCGTCGCGGCCCGCCGCACCACCGTCGCCGTGCTCGGCCTGATCGGCGCCTTCTACCTCCTGCCACCGGTCTACGGCGCGCTGGGCCGGCTCTACGCCCCCGAACTCACCCTCACCGGGGACGCCGACGCCGCCGTCCTGCTGCTGCCCGATCGCATGATCGGCGGACTCGGCGCGGATCTGCTCGGCGCGCTCGTCGCGGGCGGTGCCTTCGCCGCGTTCCTGTCCACGGCGTCGGGGCTGACCATGGCGGTGGCCGGCGTGCTCACCCAGGACGTCCTGCCGTCCCGGGGCGTACGGCACTTCCGGCTCGGCACGCTGCTCGCGATGGCGATGCCGCTGGCGGCGAGCGTGCTGGTGGGCGGGCTCCCGGTGGCCGACGCGGTCGGACTCGCGTTCGCCGTGTCCGCGTCCTCGTTCTGTCCGCTGCTCGTGCTGGGCATCTGGTGGCGGCGGCTGACCCCGCCCGGCGCGGCGGCCGGAATGCTGGCCGGGGGCGGCTCGGCGTTCGTCGCGGTGGCGGCGACCATGGCGGGCTATCCGGGCACCGGCACCCTGCACGCGCTGCTCGCCTGGCCCGCGCTCTGGTCGGTGCCGCTCGGATTCCTGACCATGGTGCTGGTGTCCCTGGCGACACCGGGACGGGTACCGGCCGGGACGGCGGCGATCCTGGCCCGCTTCCATCTGCCCGAGGAACTACGGGCGGAGGCCAAGGCATGA
- a CDS encoding LytR/AlgR family response regulator transcription factor, giving the protein MLRALAVDDERPSLEELLYLLNADPRIGSVEGASDATEALRRINRALESGLDGPDAIDVVFLDIHMPGLDGLEMARLLTGFAQPPLVVFVTAHEGFAVHAFDLKAVDYVLKPVRRERLAEAVRRAAQVRETAPLIPVHEPDPDHISVELGGVTRFVPVEDITHVEAQGDYARLHTPQGSHLVRIPLSTLEERWRSRGFVRIHRRHLVALRHIEELRLDAGSVSVLVDSVELQVSRRHARELRDLLMRRTTGG; this is encoded by the coding sequence ATGCTGCGCGCCCTCGCCGTCGACGACGAACGCCCCTCGCTGGAGGAACTCCTCTATCTGCTGAACGCGGACCCACGGATCGGCAGTGTGGAGGGCGCGAGCGACGCGACCGAGGCGCTGCGCCGCATCAACCGTGCCCTGGAGTCCGGCCTTGACGGCCCCGACGCGATCGACGTCGTCTTCCTCGACATCCACATGCCCGGCCTCGACGGCCTGGAGATGGCCCGGCTGCTGACCGGCTTCGCCCAGCCGCCGCTCGTCGTCTTCGTCACCGCGCACGAGGGCTTCGCCGTACACGCCTTCGACCTCAAGGCCGTCGACTACGTCCTCAAGCCCGTACGTCGCGAGCGGCTCGCCGAGGCGGTGCGTCGCGCCGCGCAGGTACGGGAGACGGCACCCCTGATACCCGTGCACGAGCCCGATCCCGACCACATATCCGTCGAACTCGGGGGCGTGACACGGTTCGTGCCCGTCGAGGACATCACCCACGTCGAGGCCCAGGGCGACTACGCCCGCCTGCACACCCCCCAGGGCAGCCATCTCGTCCGGATCCCGCTGTCCACCCTGGAGGAGCGCTGGCGCTCGCGCGGGTTCGTCCGCATCCACCGCCGCCACCTCGTCGCGCTGCGCCACATCGAGGAACTCCGCCTGGACGCCGGCTCGGTGAGCGTCCTCGTCGATTCCGTCGAACTCCAGGTCAGCCGACGGCACGCACGCGAGCTGCGGGACCTGCTGATGCGCCGGACCACGGGAGGATGA